One stretch of Oncorhynchus clarkii lewisi isolate Uvic-CL-2024 chromosome 3, UVic_Ocla_1.0, whole genome shotgun sequence DNA includes these proteins:
- the LOC139399524 gene encoding aryl hydrocarbon receptor-like has translation MLSNNAGVYAVKKRKKPVQKTKKTPAPEVVKSNPSKRHRDRLNGELDRLTGLLPFPEDVCSRLDKLSVLRLSVGYLKVKSFFKATMKKSSVLFPSGNGLNINGMEATTFSKGDLLLQALNGFVLVVTAEGHVFYASPTIQDYLGFHQSDVVHQSVFELIHTDDRATFRRQLHFALNPKPFDPEQGGDGMASSSDITRNIVTYNPEQLPPENSSFLERNFVCRFRCLLDNSSGFLALNFQGRLKFLHAQSMLGDDGTRSQPNLGLFTIATPVQNPSILEIRTKTIFFQTKHKLDFTPMGVDARGKVVLGYSEMELCMRGSGYQFIHAGDMMYCADNHVRMIKTGESGLTTFRLLQKTGCWVWVQANARLIYKGGRPDFIIARQRALLNSEGEEHLRQRKMQLPFSFTTGEALLYETGPTLDATEFQTNSPKIRKVESLDPQSLLGSLMKQDESVYTQPQEPQLPIDQAFMDSRALTNVACNSWQSSMEPQGPDGDDDGDGPSEVKQKGAVLAMIDTLEKMARDGDLCEALQGLDVDAAELMEWESALLRLSQESNGTGGGDTSPELDDIMTNDIFSYVEEALFKESSEGSGNQPNCSIMVNNNPNLNLFTEVFNNNNQDGPFTGMVSPTGVGQCKPGMLDSRSFIHNGSPVNSLNGQVTGNGPDGLAGQNQSGPHQVFNSTQRLSHFGPQIPQMDLNIPTLQQLQLNDIFTPSLELPELSVPHSSGQNGAVMFCTNMAGSCAQAPNNHMGSPQGITGRVHSNQPPPQFFTHNGLPATMAPNGPQQISVSQSNHVAPSLVDGWASMIPSNAFVSPQIESSNLNLSNPLPTACLQGNSAPFQSLKIQRVQQWPQNQQQLPPPASTIQNGIMANGHTFIPDCHSQDTETQRVPLTGLWPQNPNRLYHQTQHGGLANGQPAPSSSCMFENISPPLPNGNSHVDGTRLAPTLSVCQSRMVDSQDQSPPQGSCYFQWGHSEPVVGMSAVIQDSASTSPPSRPLVANITTPEGLLAMQQYLAGCSGVGQTQIPSLPVIDSNGIFSLPPLVNGSMCFTEHNQINYCNF, from the exons CGACCATGAAGAAAAGCAGTGTCCTGTTTCCCAGTGGGAATGGGCTGAACATTAATGGGATGGAGGCCACAACCTTCTCCAAGGGGGACCTACTACTCCag GCTCTGAATGGCTTTGTGCTGGTGGTCACAGCTGAAGGACATGTGTTCTATGCCTCTCCTACTATCCAAGACTACCTGGGCTTCCATCAG tcagaCGTGGTTCACCAGAGTGTGTTTGAGCTGATCCACACAGACGACAGAGCCACGTTCAGACGACAGCTTCACTTTGCCCTCAACCCCAAGCCCTTTGACCCAGAGCAGGGAGGAGACG GCATGGCAAGCAGCAGTGACATCACCAGGAACATTGTGACCTATAACCCTGAGCAGCTGCCCCCAGAGAACTCCTCCTTCCTGGAGAGGAACTTTGTGTGTCGCTTCCGCTGCCTCCTGGACAACTCCTCTGGCTTCCTG GCTCTGAACTTCCAGGGGCGTCTCAAGTTCCTCCATGCCCAGAGTATGCTGGGGGATGACGGGACACGCAGCCAGCCCAACCTGGGCCTGTTCACCATCGCCACCCCTGTCCAAAACCCGTCCATTTTGGAGATCAGAACTAAGACAATCTTCTTCCAGACCAAACACAAGCTCGACTTCACCCCCATGGGTGTTGATGCCAG GGGGAAGGTTGTCCTGGGCTACTCAGAGATGGAGTTGTGTATGAGAGGCTCTGGTTATCAGTTCATCCATGCAGGTGATATGATGTACTGCGCAGACAACCATGTCAGAA TGattaagacaggagagagtggtctGACCACGTTCAGACTGCTTCAGAAGACTGGGTGCTGGGTCTGGGTCCAGGCCAATGCCAGGCTCATCTACAAAGGAGGAAGACCTGACTTCATCATCGCACGCCAGAGAGCTTTGCT TAATTCCGAGGGAGAGGAGCATTTACGCCAGAGGAAGATGCAGCTGCCCTTCAGCTTCACCACCGGGGAGGCCCTGCTGTACGAGACCGGCCCCACTCTGGATGCCACTGAGTTTCAAACCAATTCCCCAAAAATCCGCAAGGTGGAGTCTCTGGACCCCCAGTCTCTGCTGGGCTCCTTAATGAAGCAAGATGAGTCCGTCTACACCCAGCCCCAGGAGCCTCAGCTACCCATAGACCAGGCATTCATGGACAGCCGAGCGCTCACCAATGTGGCCTGTAACTCCTGGCAGAGTAGCATGGAGCCCCAGGGGCCCGACGGGGATGATGATGGTGACGGCCCCAGTGAGGTGAAGCAGAAGGGGGCGGTGCTGGCCATGATAGACACCCTGGAGAAGATGGCACGAGATGGGGACCTGTGTGAGGCGCTGCAGGGCCTGGACGTGGACGCGGCCGAGCTGATGGAGTGGGAGAGTGCCCTCCTCAGGCTGAGCCAGGAATCCAACGGGACTGGGGGCGGGGATACCTCCCCGGAGCTGGATGACATCATGACCAACGACATCTTCTCTTACGTGGAGGAAGCCTTGTTCAAGGAGAGCAGCGAGGGGAGCGGTAACCAGCCCAACTGCTCCATTATGGTCAACAacaaccctaacctaaacctgtTCACAGAGGTgtttaacaacaacaaccaggatgGACCATTCACAGGAATGGTCAGCCCTACAGGTGTAGGACAGTGCAAGCCCGGGATGCTTGACAGCCGCAGCTTTATCCATAATGGCTCCCCAGTGAACAGTCTAAATGGTCAGGTAACAGGCAATGGACCAGATGGTTTGGCAGGACAGAACCAGTCAGGACCACACCAGGTGTTCAACAGCACCCAGAGGCTCTCCCACTTTGGCCCCCAGATCCCTCAGATGGACCTGAACATCCCCACCCTGCAGCAGCTACAGCTCAATGACATCTTCACCCCCTCTCTGGAGCTCCCCGAGCTCAGTGTCCCACACAGCTCAGGCCAGAACGGGGCTGTTATGTTTTGCACCAACATGGCTGGATCCTGTGCTCAGGCACCAAACAACCACATGGGAAGCCCTCAGGGTATCACTGGCCGGGTCCACTCTAACCAGCCACCTCCACAGTTTTTCACTCATAATGGCTTGCCAGCTACAATGGCACCAAACGGACCACAACAGATCTCTGTTTCACAGTCCAACCATGTAGCACCTAGTCTGGTGGATGGCTGGGCATCCATGATTCCCAGTAATGCCTTTGTTTCACCCCAGATTGAATCTAGCAATCTCAATCTATCTAATCCCCTTCCGACTGCTTGCCTTCAGGGAAACAGTGCACCATTTCAGTCACTCAAAATCCAGAGAGTTCAGCAGTGGCCCCAGAACCAGCAGCAGCTGCCACCCCCAGCCAGCACAATACAGAATGGAATAATGGCAAATGGACACACATTCATCCCTGACTGTCACAgtcaagacacagagacacaaagagtCCCTCTCACAGGCCTTTGGCCACAGAACCCCAACAGACTGTACCACCAAACTCAGCATGGGGGATTGGCCAATGGCCAGCCTGCTCCATCCAGTAGCTGCATGTTTGAGAACATCTCACCCCCCCTACCTAATGGAAACAGCCACGTGGATGGCACCAGGCTGGCCCCCACGTTGTCTGTATGCCAGAGTAGGATGGTGGACTCCCAGGACCAGAGTCCTCCACAGGGCTCTTGCTACTTCCAGTGGGGCCACAGTGAGCCGGTGGTGGGCATGTCAGCCGTCATCCAGGACAGCGCCAGCACCAGCCCCCCGTCTCGCCCGCTGGTGGCCAACATAACCACCCCTGAGGGCCTACTGGCCATGCAGCAGTACCTGGCTGGATGCAGCGGAGTCGGACAGACACAG ATTCCAAGCCTCCCTGTTATAGACAGCAATGGAATATTCTCTTTACCACCCCTTGTAAATGGATCCATGTGCTTTACAGAGCACAACCAAATCAACTATTGCAACTTCTAA